A genomic segment from Thermus sp. LT1-2-5 encodes:
- the sdaAA gene encoding L-serine ammonia-lyase, iron-sulfur-dependent, subunit alpha: MALTLNRLAELSGRASEHVLKEEVEETGLAPEAILAKLAERLAIMRDSIRRGLASDAPSVAGMVGKNAKTLWEAEDPLKDPLLKRVQAYAMAVNEENARMGRIVAAPTAGSAGTLPGALLGVADHLGIPEEELLMPMVLAGGVAKMINRVIHIAGASGGCQAEIGASAAMAAAAVTELLGGSPEASAHAAALALQNTLGLVCDPVGGFVEVPCVMRNGFYAVHAVSAASMALAGIRSVIPPDEVVLAMAGIGRLLPLELKETGLGGLADTPTGRRLAEEALKKAP; encoded by the coding sequence ATGGCCCTCACGCTCAACCGCCTGGCGGAGCTTTCCGGCCGGGCTTCGGAACACGTGCTCAAGGAGGAAGTGGAGGAAACCGGCCTAGCCCCCGAGGCCATTTTGGCCAAGCTGGCGGAGCGCCTTGCCATCATGCGGGACTCCATCCGCCGGGGCCTTGCCTCGGACGCCCCCAGCGTAGCGGGAATGGTGGGCAAGAACGCCAAGACCCTGTGGGAGGCGGAAGACCCCTTAAAGGACCCCTTGTTGAAACGGGTCCAGGCCTACGCCATGGCGGTGAACGAGGAGAACGCCCGCATGGGGCGCATCGTGGCCGCTCCCACCGCAGGAAGCGCCGGCACCCTGCCCGGGGCCCTTTTGGGGGTGGCGGACCACCTGGGCATTCCCGAGGAGGAGCTCCTCATGCCCATGGTCTTGGCGGGTGGGGTGGCCAAGATGATCAACCGGGTGATCCACATCGCCGGGGCCAGCGGGGGGTGTCAGGCGGAGATCGGCGCTTCCGCCGCCATGGCCGCTGCGGCCGTGACGGAGCTTCTCGGCGGGAGCCCGGAGGCCTCGGCCCACGCCGCTGCCCTTGCCCTCCAGAACACCTTGGGCCTGGTCTGCGATCCTGTGGGAGGGTTCGTGGAGGTGCCCTGCGTGATGCGGAATGGTTTTTACGCCGTGCATGCGGTGAGTGCCGCCTCCATGGCCCTGGCGGGGATTAGGAGTGTCATCCCCCCGGACGAGGTGGTCTTGGCCATGGCCGGGATCGGCCGCCTTCTCCCTCTAGAGCTCAAGGAAACGGGCCTTGGGGGCCTGGCCGATACCCCCACGGGGCGGAGGCTGGCGGAAGAGGCGCTGAAGAAGGCTCCTTAG
- a CDS encoding TetR family transcriptional regulator produces MSVREYQKKRRRDRIFQAAMKLFRERGFQETTATDIAKAAHVSRGTFFNYFPYKEAVLLEYGAQLLEYAKAEVRRYLAQGMDPLEVLYRLFSELAQYTKEEKGLLLPLLYELLNPDPVRARAAFEALPLGDLIAEVLRPLQEKGIVRRDLSLERMGRTLADLYFLAALRWAAYTPHRDLGVELERSLRLALEGILTRQDISAAKA; encoded by the coding sequence ATGTCCGTCCGGGAGTACCAGAAGAAGCGCCGCCGGGACCGGATCTTCCAGGCGGCCATGAAGCTATTTCGGGAGCGGGGCTTCCAGGAAACCACCGCCACGGACATCGCCAAGGCCGCGCACGTTTCCCGGGGCACCTTTTTCAACTACTTCCCCTACAAGGAAGCGGTGCTGTTAGAGTATGGTGCCCAACTTCTGGAATACGCAAAAGCAGAGGTGCGCCGTTACCTTGCTCAAGGCATGGACCCTCTGGAGGTCCTTTACCGCTTGTTCAGCGAACTGGCGCAGTACACCAAAGAAGAGAAAGGGCTTTTGTTGCCGCTTCTTTACGAGCTTCTCAATCCGGACCCAGTACGGGCGCGGGCTGCTTTTGAGGCGCTACCTTTAGGGGATCTGATCGCCGAGGTGTTGCGTCCTTTGCAGGAGAAAGGAATTGTGCGGCGGGATCTTTCTTTGGAGCGGATGGGGCGGACCCTGGCCGATTTGTACTTTCTGGCCGCTTTGCGGTGGGCGGCCTACACGCCCCATCGCGACCTTGGCGTGGAGCTAGAGCGGTCGTTGCGCTTGGCTTTAGAGGGGATCCTTACCCGCCAGGATATTTCCGCCGCCAAGGCCTAG
- the trmD gene encoding tRNA (guanosine(37)-N1)-methyltransferase TrmD, with the protein MRYTLISLFPELLRPWLRESLMGKAIGRGLLAVEVVDLRAFGLGRHRSVDDTPYGGGAGMVIRPDVAVAALESVLPADEVILLSPAGEPFTQKVAEELVLKSHVVLLSGRYEGFDARVEAFVTRTLSIGDYVLMGGEVAALAVLEATARLVPGVIGDPESHREDSFVRGLLDYPQYTRPPEFRGLRVPEVLLTGHHQEVERWRRREALRRTLLLRPELVRQARLGALEAAWLAELDREE; encoded by the coding sequence ATGCGCTACACCCTCATCTCCCTTTTCCCCGAGTTGTTGCGGCCATGGCTCCGGGAATCCCTTATGGGTAAGGCGATAGGGCGAGGGCTCCTGGCGGTGGAGGTGGTGGACCTCAGGGCCTTTGGCCTGGGGCGGCACCGGAGCGTGGACGACACCCCCTACGGGGGCGGGGCGGGGATGGTGATCCGGCCCGACGTGGCCGTGGCCGCCCTGGAGTCGGTTCTCCCTGCCGACGAGGTCATCCTCCTGAGCCCGGCGGGGGAGCCTTTTACCCAGAAGGTGGCGGAGGAGCTGGTGCTTAAGTCCCATGTGGTCCTCCTTTCGGGCCGCTACGAGGGGTTTGATGCCCGGGTGGAGGCCTTTGTCACCCGCACCCTTTCCATCGGGGACTACGTCCTCATGGGGGGGGAGGTGGCGGCCTTGGCGGTTTTGGAGGCCACGGCCCGTCTGGTTCCCGGGGTCATCGGCGACCCAGAGAGCCACCGGGAGGATTCCTTTGTGCGGGGCCTTTTGGACTATCCTCAGTACACCCGTCCCCCGGAGTTCCGAGGGCTTAGGGTGCCCGAGGTGCTCCTGACCGGCCATCACCAGGAGGTGGAAAGGTGGCGTCGGCGGGAGGCTTTGCGGCGCACCCTTCTCCTTAGGCCCGAATTGGTGCGCCAGGCGAGGCTTGGGGCGTTGGAGGCGGCCTGGCTTGCGGAACTGGACCGGGAGGAATAG
- a CDS encoding 3-hydroxybutyrate dehydrogenase: MGSFAGKTVLVTGAGSGIGRAIAEAFAREGAKVLVHDVRDASPLAKELGGVFLHADLADPEEVVALGREAARLGVDVLVNNAGFQHIDPVEAFPLKTWQRMLQVMLTAPFQLIQALLPGMKERGFGRILNIASVHGLVASPYKSAYIAAKHGLIGLTKTVALEAGPFGVTANAIAPAYVRTPLVENQVADQARTLGIPEGEVVEKVFLAQAAIKRLIEPEEVAALALFLASEKAGAITGAVFPIDLGWTAR, from the coding sequence GTGGGAAGCTTCGCAGGCAAAACGGTTCTGGTCACCGGCGCAGGAAGCGGCATCGGGCGCGCCATCGCCGAGGCCTTCGCCCGGGAAGGGGCCAAGGTCCTGGTCCACGACGTGCGGGACGCAAGCCCCTTGGCCAAGGAGCTAGGCGGGGTCTTCCTTCACGCCGACCTCGCCGACCCCGAGGAGGTGGTCGCCTTGGGGCGGGAGGCCGCCCGCCTGGGCGTGGACGTCCTGGTGAACAACGCCGGCTTCCAGCACATCGACCCGGTGGAGGCTTTCCCCCTGAAGACCTGGCAAAGGATGCTCCAGGTGATGCTCACCGCCCCGTTCCAGCTCATCCAAGCCCTTCTGCCGGGCATGAAGGAACGGGGGTTCGGCCGCATCCTCAACATCGCCAGCGTCCACGGCCTGGTGGCAAGCCCCTACAAGTCCGCCTACATCGCAGCCAAGCACGGGCTGATCGGCCTCACCAAGACGGTGGCCCTGGAGGCGGGGCCCTTTGGCGTCACGGCGAACGCCATCGCCCCAGCCTACGTGCGCACCCCCTTGGTGGAAAACCAGGTAGCCGACCAGGCCCGCACCTTGGGCATCCCGGAAGGGGAGGTGGTGGAAAAGGTCTTCTTGGCCCAGGCGGCCATCAAGCGCCTCATCGAACCCGAGGAGGTGGCGGCCTTGGCCCTATTTCTGGCCTCGGAGAAGGCGGGGGCCATCACGGGCGCCGTCTTCCCCATCGACCTGGGTTGGACCGCCCGCTAA
- a CDS encoding MFS transporter, translated as MEPERSLRLSILEGTLAVLFLYWSTGVLITGYALALGASPLALALLGALPFLAQLTAPLALFLRGSRKALTVRLNLASRLLFLPTLLAPLLPEGLRIPALLLFAGASQLLAAPVGVLWLSWMADLVPPERRGRYFGLRNALLGLVGTVGNLLGGLVADTLPPPTGYQAVLLLGVGAGLLSVLVLRLQKEPPLAPAPPPQAAMRAALEDRAYRNYLALVFLWYGAVMVGGPFVVPYFVKVGGFSMTEVGLWTLISATSGLLFGPLWGRMADGAGHGVVVFRAGMVGAAMPVLWLLGTEAFPWPIWLSAVVDALAWSGLGTALVNAALARAPEEARSGYLAFFWLALGLGGLAGSLLGGGLASLGLGPSPYHLPILASLGLRLLVALRFRGL; from the coding sequence GTGGAACCGGAGCGCTCCTTGCGGCTATCCATCCTGGAAGGCACCCTGGCCGTCCTGTTCCTCTACTGGAGCACGGGGGTCCTGATTACGGGCTACGCCCTGGCCTTGGGGGCGTCCCCCTTGGCCTTGGCCCTTTTGGGAGCCTTGCCCTTTTTGGCCCAGCTCACGGCTCCCCTGGCCCTTTTCTTGCGAGGAAGCCGCAAGGCGTTGACGGTGCGCCTCAACCTGGCCTCCCGCCTCCTCTTTTTGCCCACCCTCCTAGCTCCCCTGCTGCCCGAGGGGCTTAGGATCCCGGCCCTCCTCCTCTTCGCCGGGGCCTCCCAGCTCCTAGCCGCCCCCGTGGGGGTGCTCTGGCTTTCCTGGATGGCCGACTTGGTGCCCCCAGAGCGGCGGGGCCGCTACTTCGGCCTCAGGAATGCCCTTTTGGGCCTGGTGGGCACCGTGGGGAACCTCCTTGGGGGTCTGGTGGCCGATACCCTCCCCCCTCCCACGGGGTACCAGGCGGTGCTGCTCCTCGGCGTGGGGGCGGGGCTCTTGTCGGTCCTGGTCCTGCGGCTGCAAAAGGAGCCCCCGCTGGCCCCCGCACCCCCACCCCAAGCCGCCATGCGGGCCGCCTTGGAGGACCGGGCTTACCGGAACTACCTGGCCTTGGTCTTCCTCTGGTACGGGGCGGTGATGGTGGGGGGGCCCTTCGTGGTGCCCTACTTCGTCAAGGTGGGCGGGTTTTCCATGACCGAGGTGGGGCTGTGGACGCTGATCTCCGCCACCTCCGGGCTTCTTTTCGGGCCCCTGTGGGGCCGCATGGCGGACGGGGCGGGGCACGGGGTGGTGGTCTTTCGGGCCGGGATGGTGGGGGCCGCCATGCCTGTCCTTTGGCTTTTGGGCACGGAGGCTTTTCCCTGGCCCATCTGGCTTTCCGCCGTGGTCGACGCCCTGGCCTGGAGCGGCCTCGGCACAGCCTTGGTCAACGCCGCCTTGGCCCGGGCCCCCGAGGAGGCGCGAAGCGGCTACCTGGCCTTCTTCTGGCTGGCCTTGGGGCTTGGCGGGCTTGCGGGAAGCCTCCTGGGTGGCGGCCTCGCCAGCCTGGGCCTGGGCCCAAGCCCCTACCACCTGCCCATCCTCGCCTCCCTGGGCCTACGGCTTCTCGTGGCCTTGCGCTTCCGCGGGCTCTAG
- a CDS encoding DJ-1/PfpI family protein yields MLAVLLLPEFSELEAALGLEAARLLGVPAYTAAKGRKGTPGLAGSVWTPTYAFPAAPKPTALLIPGAKRPKRLAQDPAWLAFLEEVWEEVEAVFVGFNAHLFLAEAGRLPLEVAAGEEVAQDLVRMGYRVREEAFHRAGRVYTSQGGLALLRAMEDWAQKAVVL; encoded by the coding sequence GTGCTTGCCGTACTGCTCCTTCCCGAGTTTTCCGAGCTGGAGGCCGCTCTTGGCCTCGAGGCGGCCCGCCTTTTGGGGGTCCCCGCCTACACCGCGGCCAAGGGCAGGAAGGGCACCCCGGGGCTTGCTGGGTCGGTCTGGACCCCCACCTACGCCTTCCCGGCCGCTCCGAAGCCCACGGCCCTCCTTATCCCGGGGGCCAAGCGGCCCAAGCGTCTGGCCCAGGACCCAGCCTGGCTGGCCTTTTTGGAAGAGGTATGGGAGGAGGTGGAGGCGGTGTTCGTGGGCTTTAACGCCCACCTCTTTTTGGCCGAGGCGGGAAGGCTTCCCCTCGAGGTGGCGGCGGGGGAGGAGGTGGCCCAGGACTTGGTGCGGATGGGTTACCGGGTGAGGGAAGAGGCGTTCCACCGGGCGGGCCGGGTGTACACCTCCCAAGGGGGCCTGGCCCTGCTCCGGGCCATGGAAGACTGGGCTCAGAAAGCGGTTGTGCTTTGA
- the secD gene encoding protein translocase subunit SecD: MNRKLLNGLFLLSLFLLSLLFVWKPWAPGEPKIRLGLDLKGGLRIVLEADVENPTPDDLEKARTVLENRINALGVAEPLIQIQGQKRIVVELPGLSQADQDRALKLIGQRAVLEFRILKEGASGTTVAQINQALRENPRLKREELEKDLIKPEDLGPPLLTGADLADARAVFDQFGRPQVALTFTPEGAKKFEEVTRANVGKQLAIVLDGKVYTAPVIRQAITGGQAVIEGLSGLEEASEIALVLRSGALPVPLKVAEIRAIGPTLGQDAIQAGIRSALIGTLAIFLLIFAYYGLHLGLVASLGLIYTSALILGLLSGLGATLTLPGIAGLVLTLGAAVDGNVLSFERIKEELRAGKRFRQAIPEGFKHSTLTILDVNAAHLLAAAALYQYATGPVRGFAVVLAIGVVASVFSNLVFSRYLLERLAERREIRPPMWLVDPRFNFMGPARYITAATLLLAVLAAGVVFTKGFNYSIDFTGGTAYTLRAAPEVSVDTLRRFLEEKGFPAKEAVITEVQAPVADHKEFSVKLPPLTDEKRLELERLLTAELKATVLTSETVGPAIGSELRRNAVMAVLVGLGLILIYVAFRFDWTFGVASVLAVAHDVAIVAGMYSLLGLEFSIPTIAALLTVVGYSINDSIVVSDRIRENQKLLRGLPYAELVNRSINQTLSRTLMTSLTTLLPILALLFLGGSVLRDFALAIFVGIFVGTYSSIYVVSALVVFWKNLRRKEPKKAA, from the coding sequence ATGAACCGCAAACTACTTAACGGGCTTTTCCTCCTATCCCTCTTCCTCCTCTCCTTGCTCTTTGTCTGGAAACCTTGGGCCCCAGGCGAACCCAAAATCCGGTTGGGCCTGGACCTCAAGGGGGGCCTGCGTATCGTCCTGGAAGCGGACGTGGAAAACCCCACCCCCGATGACCTGGAAAAGGCCCGCACCGTCTTGGAAAACCGCATCAACGCTCTGGGGGTGGCGGAGCCCCTCATCCAAATCCAGGGTCAGAAGCGCATCGTGGTGGAGCTTCCTGGTCTTTCCCAGGCGGACCAGGACCGGGCGCTCAAGCTCATCGGACAACGGGCGGTGCTGGAGTTCCGCATCCTGAAGGAAGGGGCGAGCGGCACCACCGTGGCCCAGATCAACCAGGCCCTCAGGGAAAACCCCCGCCTCAAGCGGGAGGAGTTGGAGAAGGACCTCATCAAGCCCGAGGACCTGGGCCCTCCCCTCCTCACCGGGGCGGACCTGGCGGACGCTCGGGCGGTCTTTGACCAGTTTGGCCGCCCCCAGGTGGCCCTCACCTTCACCCCGGAAGGGGCCAAGAAGTTCGAAGAGGTGACCCGCGCCAACGTGGGCAAGCAGCTCGCCATCGTCCTGGACGGGAAGGTCTACACCGCCCCCGTGATCCGCCAGGCCATCACTGGGGGGCAGGCGGTGATTGAGGGCCTCTCCGGCCTCGAGGAGGCCAGCGAGATCGCCCTGGTCCTCCGCTCGGGGGCCTTGCCCGTGCCCCTCAAGGTGGCGGAAATTAGGGCCATCGGCCCCACCCTGGGCCAAGACGCCATCCAGGCGGGCATCCGCTCCGCCCTCATCGGGACCCTGGCCATCTTCCTCCTCATCTTCGCCTACTACGGCCTCCACCTGGGCCTGGTGGCCTCCTTGGGCCTGATCTACACCTCAGCCCTAATCCTCGGCCTCCTCTCCGGGCTCGGGGCCACCTTGACCCTTCCTGGCATCGCCGGCTTGGTCCTCACCCTGGGGGCGGCGGTGGACGGAAACGTGCTCTCCTTTGAGCGCATCAAGGAGGAGCTCCGGGCGGGGAAGCGGTTCCGCCAGGCCATCCCCGAGGGCTTCAAGCACTCCACCCTCACCATCTTGGACGTGAACGCCGCCCACCTCTTGGCGGCGGCGGCCCTTTACCAGTACGCCACCGGGCCCGTGCGGGGCTTCGCCGTGGTCTTGGCCATCGGCGTGGTGGCCAGCGTCTTCTCCAACCTGGTCTTTAGCCGCTACCTCCTGGAGCGGTTGGCGGAACGCCGGGAGATCCGCCCCCCCATGTGGCTGGTGGACCCCCGCTTCAACTTCATGGGCCCCGCCCGCTACATCACCGCCGCCACCTTGCTCCTGGCGGTCTTGGCGGCGGGGGTAGTCTTCACCAAGGGCTTCAACTACTCCATCGACTTCACCGGGGGCACCGCCTACACCCTGCGCGCCGCCCCGGAAGTGAGCGTGGATACCCTAAGGCGCTTCCTGGAGGAAAAAGGCTTCCCCGCCAAGGAAGCGGTGATCACCGAGGTCCAGGCCCCGGTGGCGGACCACAAGGAGTTTTCCGTCAAGCTCCCGCCCCTTACCGACGAGAAGCGCCTGGAACTGGAAAGGCTCTTGACGGCGGAGCTCAAGGCCACGGTATTGACCTCGGAAACCGTGGGGCCGGCCATCGGCTCGGAGCTCCGTCGCAATGCGGTGATGGCGGTGCTGGTGGGCCTGGGGCTCATCCTCATCTACGTGGCCTTCCGCTTCGACTGGACCTTTGGGGTGGCGAGCGTCCTGGCCGTGGCCCACGACGTGGCCATCGTGGCGGGGATGTATAGCCTCCTGGGCCTAGAGTTTTCCATCCCCACCATCGCCGCCCTCCTCACCGTGGTGGGCTACTCCATCAACGACTCCATCGTGGTTTCCGACCGGATCCGGGAAAACCAAAAGCTCCTCCGGGGCTTGCCCTACGCCGAGCTGGTGAACCGCTCCATCAACCAAACCCTCTCCCGCACCCTCATGACGAGCCTCACCACCCTTCTGCCCATCCTGGCCCTCTTGTTCCTGGGGGGAAGCGTCCTGCGGGACTTCGCCTTGGCCATCTTCGTGGGGATCTTCGTGGGCACCTATAGCTCCATCTACGTGGTGAGCGCCCTGGTGGTCTTCTGGAAAAACCTCAGGCGCAAGGAGCCGAAGAAGGCGGCCTAG
- a CDS encoding response regulator transcription factor: MRLLIADDHPLFRLGLRAGLEALGLEVVAEAQDGLEALEKTLALSPEAVLLDLKLPVLDGLEVTRRLRERGYRGLLALLTTYQEPALVKEAWLAGADAYFSKELSAPELKHRLLKVARGEERLTPPDLPPLTPRELEVLRLLAQGLSAKEVARLLHLSPDTVKDHLESLYGKLQAKNRVEALEKARALGFLT, encoded by the coding sequence GTGCGCCTCCTCATCGCCGACGACCATCCCCTGTTCCGCCTTGGCCTGAGGGCGGGCCTCGAGGCCTTGGGCCTTGAGGTGGTGGCCGAGGCCCAAGACGGCCTCGAGGCCCTGGAAAAGACCCTGGCCCTTAGCCCCGAGGCCGTGTTGCTGGACCTAAAGCTTCCTGTCCTGGACGGGCTGGAGGTGACACGGCGGCTACGGGAAAGGGGCTACCGGGGCCTTCTCGCCCTCCTCACCACCTACCAGGAGCCGGCTCTGGTCAAGGAAGCCTGGTTGGCAGGGGCTGACGCCTACTTCTCCAAGGAGCTTTCCGCCCCCGAGCTAAAGCACCGCCTCCTTAAGGTGGCGCGGGGCGAGGAAAGGCTCACCCCCCCCGACCTGCCCCCCCTCACGCCCCGGGAGCTGGAGGTGCTTAGGCTCCTGGCCCAAGGGCTTTCCGCCAAGGAGGTGGCCCGCCTCCTCCACCTCTCCCCCGACACGGTGAAAGACCACCTGGAAAGCCTCTACGGCAAGCTCCAGGCTAAAAACCGGGTGGAGGCCCTGGAAAAGGCTCGAGCCCTGGGTTTTCTCACGTAA
- the rplS gene encoding 50S ribosomal protein L19 encodes MNRGALLKVVESRYARTDLPEFRPGDTVRVAYRVKEGNRTRIQNFEGIVIKIKRNGYNSSFTVRKVSYGVGVERIFPMSSPLIEKVEIVQRGRARRAKLYFIRELSEREIRRKLRADRKRIGQDQERARAAKEAAQAAEAQGEAGE; translated from the coding sequence ATGAACCGAGGAGCGCTTCTAAAGGTGGTGGAGTCCCGCTACGCCCGCACCGACCTGCCCGAGTTCCGTCCGGGCGACACCGTGCGGGTGGCCTACCGGGTGAAGGAAGGCAACCGCACCCGTATCCAGAACTTTGAGGGCATCGTCATCAAGATCAAGCGGAACGGCTACAACTCCAGCTTCACCGTGCGCAAGGTGAGCTACGGGGTGGGGGTGGAGCGCATCTTCCCCATGAGCTCCCCCTTGATCGAGAAGGTGGAGATCGTGCAGCGGGGCCGGGCCCGGCGGGCCAAGCTCTACTTCATCCGCGAGCTTTCCGAAAGGGAGATCCGGCGCAAGCTCCGGGCCGACCGCAAGCGGATCGGCCAGGATCAGGAGCGGGCCAGGGCGGCTAAGGAGGCAGCACAGGCCGCCGAGGCCCAAGGCGAGGCGGGGGAGTAG
- a CDS encoding nitronate monooxygenase codes for METAITRMLGIRYPIVAAPMFLVSGARLLLAVAEAGAIGVIPSLNFRTHAAFREFLETFPQGVPFGVNLILKDNPRLEEDLEAVAERKVPLVVTSLGDPSRVVERVKAYGGVVWCDVVGLRHGKKAVEVGADALVAVAAGAGGHAGGVSPFVLGPWLREELEVPVLIAGGIATGRQLLAALALGDGAYIGTRFIATLESEAPLEYKEALLRATPEDIQYTPEVTGVPANFLKESLERFRQGGGKAWKEVYSAGHGVAFIRDIPSAKEVVARLVAEYQEAKRTLP; via the coding sequence ATGGAGACCGCCATCACGAGGATGCTGGGCATCCGTTACCCCATCGTGGCTGCGCCCATGTTCCTGGTGTCTGGGGCCAGGCTCCTTCTGGCCGTGGCCGAGGCGGGGGCCATCGGGGTCATTCCTAGCCTCAACTTCCGCACCCACGCCGCTTTCCGAGAGTTTCTGGAAACCTTTCCCCAAGGGGTGCCCTTCGGGGTGAACCTCATCCTGAAGGATAACCCCCGCCTGGAGGAGGACCTCGAGGCGGTGGCGGAGCGCAAGGTGCCCCTGGTGGTCACCTCCTTGGGGGACCCCTCGAGGGTGGTGGAAAGGGTGAAGGCCTACGGGGGCGTGGTCTGGTGCGACGTGGTGGGCCTGCGGCACGGCAAGAAGGCGGTGGAGGTGGGGGCGGACGCCTTGGTGGCCGTGGCCGCGGGGGCGGGGGGGCACGCCGGGGGGGTAAGCCCCTTTGTCCTGGGGCCTTGGCTTCGCGAGGAGCTCGAAGTACCCGTGCTCATCGCTGGCGGCATCGCCACGGGTAGGCAGCTCCTGGCCGCCCTGGCCCTGGGGGATGGGGCCTATATCGGCACCCGTTTCATCGCTACCCTGGAGTCGGAGGCGCCCTTGGAGTACAAGGAGGCCCTCTTGCGGGCCACCCCGGAGGACATCCAGTACACCCCGGAGGTCACGGGGGTACCCGCCAACTTCCTCAAAGAATCCTTGGAACGCTTCCGCCAAGGTGGGGGGAAGGCCTGGAAGGAGGTGTACTCCGCCGGGCATGGGGTGGCCTTCATCCGGGATATCCCCTCGGCCAAGGAGGTGGTGGCCCGCCTGGTGGCGGAATACCAGGAGGCCAAGCGCACGCTTCCCTAA
- a CDS encoding FAD-dependent oxidoreductase, giving the protein MPRWIAWVILLGLAWAQYDLVVYGATPQGVAAAVAAAQEGLKVALVEPGRGVGGVLTQGWLATLDVAKDGDGLLQGGLFREFYRRVGGEPSFDVKRAEEVFGGMLRQAGVEVRLEEPLDAVEVEGARLVLLRTPRAAYQAPYFLDASDTAELAFRAGASFTLGREDTGLDRRSMAATLVFRLEGVPWGVVFLALNYEGQVRRTGAGAWGRSGWGFAELARGYTPSDPGRYALRGLNLSRQDDGSLLVNALLLFGLEGLDPSELERKRQEAALEAERVVAFFREKDPLVFGTARLADVAPALYLRESRHLQALYRLRAEEVLLGKDFPDAVALGGYPLDGQAYFPGETPYLLGTPAPYGVPFRTLVPREVANLLVVSQAAGFDSVAAFSARVVPLQMALGEAAGVAAALLRLAPQAGLERVPLGTFQELAASPAALEALRRRLLERGARLSSRERGRVEADRPGYREAVSLLRRGLFAGPYYLKGTLGLAEPILLGDFLANLEHYYRAKGPEERLRVVLKARELYREELQKPLRRPLLNQVLQALGEPPWPGEGGVSRGEAARLLFRLLP; this is encoded by the coding sequence ATGCCTAGATGGATCGCCTGGGTGATCCTCTTGGGCCTCGCTTGGGCCCAGTACGACCTGGTGGTTTACGGGGCCACCCCTCAAGGGGTGGCGGCGGCGGTGGCTGCGGCCCAGGAGGGGCTTAAGGTGGCCCTGGTGGAGCCGGGCCGGGGGGTAGGGGGCGTCCTCACCCAAGGGTGGCTTGCCACCTTGGACGTGGCCAAGGACGGGGACGGGTTGTTGCAAGGGGGGCTTTTCCGGGAGTTTTACCGCCGGGTGGGGGGAGAGCCCTCCTTTGACGTGAAGCGGGCGGAGGAGGTCTTTGGGGGCATGCTGCGCCAAGCAGGGGTGGAGGTGCGCCTGGAGGAGCCCCTGGACGCCGTGGAGGTGGAGGGGGCCCGCCTCGTTCTCCTAAGGACCCCGAGGGCCGCCTACCAGGCCCCCTACTTCCTGGACGCCAGCGACACCGCTGAGCTGGCGTTTCGCGCCGGGGCTTCCTTCACCCTGGGGCGGGAGGACACGGGGCTGGACCGCCGCTCCATGGCCGCCACCTTGGTCTTCCGCCTGGAGGGGGTGCCTTGGGGGGTGGTCTTCTTGGCCCTCAACTACGAGGGGCAGGTGCGGCGCACGGGGGCGGGGGCTTGGGGTCGGAGCGGCTGGGGTTTTGCCGAGCTGGCGCGGGGGTATACCCCTTCCGACCCTGGCCGTTACGCCCTGAGGGGCCTCAACCTGTCCCGCCAGGACGACGGGAGCCTCCTGGTCAACGCCCTTCTCCTTTTTGGCCTCGAGGGCTTGGACCCCTCGGAGCTGGAACGCAAGCGGCAGGAGGCGGCCTTGGAGGCGGAGCGGGTGGTGGCCTTCTTCCGGGAGAAAGACCCCCTGGTCTTCGGCACCGCCCGCCTGGCCGATGTGGCCCCAGCGCTCTACCTCCGGGAAAGCCGCCACCTCCAGGCCCTTTACCGCTTACGGGCCGAGGAGGTTCTCCTGGGCAAGGATTTCCCCGATGCCGTGGCCTTGGGCGGCTACCCATTGGACGGCCAGGCCTATTTTCCTGGGGAAACCCCTTACCTCCTTGGGACCCCGGCGCCCTACGGGGTGCCCTTCCGCACCTTGGTGCCGCGGGAGGTGGCCAACCTGCTGGTGGTTTCCCAGGCGGCGGGGTTCGACAGCGTGGCCGCTTTCTCCGCCCGGGTGGTGCCCTTGCAGATGGCCCTGGGGGAGGCAGCGGGGGTGGCGGCGGCCTTGTTGCGCCTTGCGCCCCAGGCGGGGCTGGAGCGGGTGCCCTTGGGAACTTTCCAGGAGCTAGCCGCAAGCCCCGCTGCCCTCGAGGCCCTGCGCAGGCGCCTCCTGGAGCGGGGCGCCCGGCTTTCCTCCCGGGAGCGGGGCCGGGTGGAAGCGGACCGGCCCGGTTACCGGGAGGCGGTGAGCCTCCTGAGGCGGGGGCTGTTCGCCGGTCCCTACTACCTGAAGGGCACCTTGGGGCTTGCGGAGCCCATCCTGCTCGGCGACTTCCTGGCCAACCTGGAGCACTATTACCGGGCCAAGGGGCCCGAGGAGCGGCTGCGGGTGGTGCTTAAGGCCCGCGAGCTCTACCGCGAGGAACTGCAAAAGCCCTTGCGGCGCCCCCTTCTCAATCAGGTCCTGCAGGCCTTGGGGGAGCCGCCCTGGCCGGGGGAAGGGGGGGTGAGCCGGGGCGAGGCGGCCCGGCTCCTTTTCCGCCTTCTGCCATAA